One window of Halorubrum sp. CBA1229 genomic DNA carries:
- a CDS encoding transfer complex protein, giving the protein MIGNLLPFTRSDSSETDDEATADEAPDEEGEDAESQFTVDYEADGEAVDGIPEIHQTVVSPSSIERTPSALRTDTQWAQSLWVGEYPDAPMDGFLEKLYAAAETQQTDVSIHIDPRDTRETLDSLENKIEDLEADYEYLTEKHRASARGVEKDLEDHQEMYDVLRNTTMQAFDVSMYLTVRGNDRENIDAESVSTTARQAPANLTPVTPRWSQLKTFTSASPIALDQFNETLDSKTPMLGGAVGAMFPFVSGAFAEPGIEYGTYALNSSPLILDRFKRQTGYCMMVIGRLGAGKSFATKLRLVRRAMFDEDTVVIMLDPMRGFAGVNEALDGERITVGGRRGLNPLEIKPTPDQVLKEVDDIDPWGEQINWVMTFFATFFEHVADHPLGERNQTLRRAVQEAYEKRGITRDPETHTRDSPTIHDIITVLEEMVEDPEEYGYVTDGEQEAVQSDAQSLLKDLRPSFREGGELENLARPSEFDLDSKVIYLDLHQEEGTRGRAETSLMMQVLFNSVYERVKQTDKRVVFCIDEAHYLMNDAVSLDFLETAVRHSRHFDLSLEFITQTGGEFALTPEARTIANLCSLTVLHRVNEEKEKIAKWFDLSERQVNWVTSAKAGEDEDGYSEALVGIDQEGWFPLRIRASDYEAHVIDGGAADVAELEPEPTTSVTNPDSRPAGTRADGGEPTSTSSQEDD; this is encoded by the coding sequence ATGATTGGAAACCTGCTTCCGTTCACCAGATCGGATAGTTCGGAAACCGACGACGAGGCCACGGCAGACGAGGCCCCCGACGAAGAGGGGGAAGATGCTGAATCACAGTTTACTGTGGACTACGAGGCCGACGGTGAGGCAGTCGACGGCATCCCCGAGATCCATCAGACCGTCGTCTCGCCGTCGAGTATCGAGCGAACGCCCAGCGCCCTCCGGACTGACACCCAGTGGGCGCAGAGTCTGTGGGTCGGTGAGTATCCCGATGCGCCGATGGATGGCTTCCTCGAAAAACTGTACGCGGCCGCCGAGACCCAGCAGACGGATGTCAGCATCCACATCGATCCTCGTGATACGCGAGAGACGTTGGATTCGCTGGAGAACAAGATCGAGGACCTCGAAGCCGACTACGAGTACCTGACCGAGAAGCATCGTGCGAGCGCCCGGGGCGTCGAGAAAGACCTTGAGGACCACCAGGAGATGTACGACGTCCTTCGGAACACGACGATGCAGGCGTTCGACGTCTCGATGTATCTCACGGTCAGGGGCAACGATCGCGAGAACATCGACGCCGAGTCAGTGTCGACGACAGCCCGACAAGCGCCTGCGAATCTGACGCCGGTGACGCCCCGGTGGTCACAGCTGAAGACGTTCACCTCAGCGAGCCCGATCGCCCTGGATCAGTTCAACGAGACGCTCGACAGCAAGACGCCGATGCTCGGCGGGGCAGTCGGCGCGATGTTCCCCTTCGTTTCCGGTGCGTTTGCGGAACCCGGCATCGAGTACGGAACGTACGCGCTGAATTCGAGTCCGCTCATCCTCGACCGATTCAAGCGGCAAACCGGTTACTGTATGATGGTTATCGGCCGGCTCGGCGCGGGCAAATCGTTCGCGACGAAGCTCCGGCTGGTGCGGCGGGCGATGTTCGACGAGGATACAGTCGTCATTATGCTCGACCCGATGCGGGGGTTCGCTGGCGTCAACGAGGCGCTCGATGGCGAGCGGATCACGGTCGGTGGGCGGAGGGGCCTGAACCCGCTGGAGATCAAACCGACGCCCGACCAAGTCCTGAAGGAGGTCGACGACATCGACCCGTGGGGCGAGCAGATCAACTGGGTGATGACCTTCTTCGCGACGTTCTTCGAGCACGTCGCAGACCATCCCCTCGGCGAGCGCAACCAGACGCTCCGGCGGGCCGTCCAGGAAGCCTACGAGAAGCGCGGGATCACCCGCGATCCAGAGACACACACCCGGGACTCGCCCACCATCCACGACATCATCACGGTCCTCGAAGAGATGGTCGAAGATCCCGAGGAGTACGGCTACGTCACGGATGGGGAGCAGGAAGCCGTCCAGTCCGATGCCCAGTCGCTGCTGAAGGATCTCCGGCCATCGTTCCGCGAAGGCGGTGAACTCGAGAATCTGGCCCGCCCCTCAGAGTTCGACCTCGATTCGAAGGTCATCTACCTCGATCTCCACCAGGAAGAGGGCACCCGTGGCCGGGCGGAGACCAGCCTGATGATGCAGGTGCTGTTCAACAGCGTCTACGAGCGGGTCAAGCAGACCGACAAGCGCGTCGTCTTCTGCATCGACGAGGCGCACTACCTGATGAACGACGCTGTCTCGCTGGACTTCCTGGAGACGGCCGTCCGGCACAGCCGTCACTTCGATCTGAGCCTCGAATTCATCACGCAAACGGGGGGCGAATTCGCGCTGACGCCGGAGGCACGCACCATCGCGAACCTCTGTTCGCTGACCGTCCTCCACCGCGTCAACGAGGAAAAAGAGAAGATCGCCAAGTGGTTCGATCTCAGCGAACGGCAGGTGAACTGGGTCACCTCCGCGAAGGCCGGCGAGGACGAGGACGGCTACTCGGAAGCGCTCGTCGGCATCGACCAGGAGGGCTGGTTCCCACTCCGAATTCGGGCGAGCGACTACGAGGCCCACGTCATCGACGGCGGCGCTGCTGACGTAGCCGAGCTCGAGCCCGAACCGACAACGAGCGTGACGAATCCAGATAGCCGACCCGCCGGCACGCGTGCCGACGGCGGTGAACCAACTAGCACCAGCTCTCAGGAGGATGACTGA
- a CDS encoding primase-like DNA-binding domain-containing protein codes for MTEQTPSELPAVANGDEYIRITPSRSDLAPETVVRQLAGLHGLDAGNDGLLASIGPFGDPPPVFEFLAVSEGADEPVEFYYGADRRLEAFEERLRTLYPPTVTFERVTLDLEAKLLPSTADPSQDYSAGGDDSHGMSPGTAEESSGDPNSDSEPVTLFDSSGEEPVGDGGSVLSESSTSQDEDEVLFEADLSDEPTAADPSNSEPDADHQPAHTQPTVDETTPLGISWHGQATRREDWMTTLPQFTNTEDDDDDHARAPLASLIDQLTRAEHPIAFQVLFQRKSDWTHEARERQRKLREGEDRVVDWFFGELLGNTENEPQSPSNTGRQRRYLDIGGRERVEAIDEKEPQHTFTVNMRALSLVTSDRQRERVDHRLDDIGSVFDHLNGPHYRLRPKRIRRGLRKGRRAKKHADRVLNATLATKSDWRKTRPDLVLGPAELANFVVVPPATDLTTEGGRGSDAEPESRTPLPLPAQDHMDAFTDSGMAIGRGLGEDDTPTPEPMRIPPHLLPFHVGRFAKSGAGKSVALINDALSLYDQTTGPVFLIDSKGGNLPENYMRAHGKRFGNEDLEENVLHFSVPDILPGFAFFDITPALEDGVRRVDAIQDKADHYEELIKLVMGAERYEDAIASPTLIKYLIKAMYDEEYGLENGHFRQDTNYFTHDQFEQAVTQFHAAGPPDSTPEDAPRASDPQVAEKLERHLRSNPATFSNVVSGISNRMDYITQDAHLRRIFNNTQSQFDFRDLLDEDKVVIFDLGDLRDEAARVMTGVILTQLYDAVKRRDGDELARKPDDYVANLLIDEASSVVVSDTLTTLLEKGREFRLSIELVTQFPEQMKEAGNREVYLNVLNNIGSPLVGKIAVDADIAEALSHEAMDPVEFKNRISSLPRGEWIAQLPSPEFGETGPDPFSIEPLSIPPGHPDSDRPLTGAEEERFQDALETVHEHTREEYGVAGGTTVESRDAATDVALENADELPLEVAMARAIRAVQLSNDVRETNGWVSVEEVDEELLSRIEEDTIEAQGYETLPEVREASSLIEVDLPDGGSSVQCRLTDEGEQAATPDTSTSPTGGGEHHDSVLETVEQSLATTGFSVEILDQNGESRPDAIATHSDLDWELQVEVETTTHVRPAKVLSNLRKAQEQERIPLFVVADHNDQPAAEIADRLAKILSEPRNQLSSGETRLYTMNHNVTFNGGARAADGVTAVRPATGGSRHTRWFEQDGAFVLEDSAGDQHARIDSFDAVSKDQFPATYSYDAESETYTVFRPGELPESYESREAFEAEWVPVKRPFVPSTDLPVPDYTERTYAIATTEGDQTLDIYAPDTETATGFSALVDAIQDRTLHPAGEPPDDSTDSDAQEDDEVDPYGIQAFVQDRLTKSDDGVVAVAEVYDAYEQYAATGGYEVKPKNRFTQTLRDHAQFERDKKWLDGQTRRCYVGIELSDAGDQEGPSDASA; via the coding sequence ATGACTGAGCAGACCCCGTCAGAACTCCCGGCAGTGGCTAACGGCGACGAGTACATCCGGATCACTCCCTCCCGGAGCGATCTCGCGCCGGAGACCGTCGTCCGTCAGCTGGCCGGCCTCCACGGCCTTGACGCCGGCAACGACGGACTTCTCGCAAGTATCGGTCCCTTCGGCGATCCGCCACCGGTGTTCGAGTTCCTTGCAGTGAGTGAGGGGGCAGACGAGCCGGTCGAGTTCTATTACGGGGCCGACCGCCGGTTAGAAGCCTTCGAGGAACGCCTCCGGACGCTGTATCCTCCGACCGTCACGTTCGAGCGGGTCACCCTTGACTTGGAAGCGAAGCTACTCCCATCGACGGCAGACCCGTCTCAGGACTACAGTGCCGGAGGAGACGATAGCCACGGAATGAGCCCCGGGACAGCTGAGGAATCCTCCGGAGACCCAAATTCGGATTCAGAGCCCGTGACTCTCTTCGATTCGTCGGGGGAGGAACCGGTCGGTGACGGCGGAAGCGTGCTGTCGGAGAGCTCTACGTCACAGGACGAGGACGAAGTCTTGTTCGAGGCCGATTTGAGTGACGAGCCCACAGCGGCTGATCCGTCCAATTCCGAACCCGATGCCGATCACCAGCCGGCCCATACGCAACCGACCGTCGATGAGACGACCCCACTCGGAATCAGTTGGCACGGGCAGGCTACCCGGCGGGAAGACTGGATGACGACACTACCCCAATTCACGAATACGGAAGACGACGATGACGATCACGCTCGGGCCCCGCTCGCGTCACTCATCGATCAGCTGACCCGGGCCGAACACCCGATCGCCTTCCAGGTACTCTTTCAGCGGAAATCGGACTGGACGCACGAGGCACGAGAGCGCCAGCGGAAGCTCCGTGAAGGCGAAGACCGGGTCGTCGATTGGTTCTTCGGAGAACTCCTCGGGAATACGGAGAACGAACCACAGAGCCCGTCGAACACCGGGCGACAGCGTCGGTATCTCGACATCGGTGGGCGGGAGCGAGTCGAGGCTATCGACGAGAAGGAGCCACAGCACACGTTCACGGTGAATATGCGGGCACTTTCTCTCGTGACCTCCGACCGACAACGAGAGCGGGTTGACCATCGTCTCGACGATATCGGATCCGTGTTTGACCACCTAAACGGGCCGCACTATCGGCTCCGACCGAAGCGCATCCGCCGTGGGCTTCGAAAGGGGCGGCGGGCCAAGAAGCACGCCGACCGGGTACTCAACGCTACGTTGGCTACCAAGAGCGACTGGCGGAAGACCCGCCCCGATCTCGTCCTCGGCCCGGCTGAGTTGGCGAACTTCGTGGTCGTTCCGCCGGCAACTGACCTCACGACTGAGGGTGGGCGGGGGTCCGACGCCGAACCCGAGAGCCGGACGCCCCTGCCACTCCCGGCGCAGGACCACATGGATGCGTTCACGGATTCGGGGATGGCTATCGGCCGCGGTCTCGGGGAGGACGACACGCCCACGCCGGAGCCGATGCGGATTCCTCCACATCTGCTGCCGTTTCACGTCGGCCGGTTCGCGAAGAGCGGCGCCGGCAAATCGGTCGCGCTGATCAACGACGCGCTCTCCCTGTACGACCAGACCACGGGCCCCGTGTTCCTGATCGACTCCAAGGGCGGGAACCTCCCAGAGAACTATATGCGGGCTCACGGGAAGCGGTTCGGCAACGAGGACCTCGAAGAGAACGTCCTCCACTTCTCGGTGCCCGACATCCTACCTGGGTTCGCGTTCTTCGACATCACGCCGGCGCTGGAAGATGGGGTTCGTCGCGTCGACGCAATCCAGGACAAGGCCGACCACTACGAGGAGCTCATCAAGCTCGTGATGGGGGCGGAGCGATACGAGGACGCTATCGCCTCGCCGACGCTCATCAAGTACCTCATCAAGGCGATGTACGACGAGGAGTACGGCCTCGAAAACGGACACTTCCGGCAGGATACGAACTACTTCACCCACGACCAGTTCGAGCAGGCGGTGACCCAGTTCCATGCCGCCGGCCCACCAGATTCGACACCCGAAGATGCACCGCGAGCCAGCGACCCGCAAGTCGCGGAGAAACTTGAGCGACATCTGCGCTCGAACCCGGCGACGTTCTCGAACGTCGTGAGCGGCATCAGTAACCGGATGGACTACATCACGCAGGACGCCCACCTCCGACGGATCTTCAACAATACCCAGTCGCAGTTCGACTTCCGCGACCTCCTCGACGAGGACAAGGTAGTCATCTTCGACCTCGGCGATCTCCGCGACGAAGCCGCCCGCGTGATGACCGGCGTCATTCTGACACAACTCTATGACGCTGTCAAGCGTCGCGACGGCGACGAGCTGGCCCGCAAGCCAGACGACTACGTGGCGAACCTGCTCATCGACGAAGCGTCGTCGGTCGTCGTCTCGGATACGCTGACGACACTGCTCGAAAAGGGGCGGGAGTTCCGGCTGTCCATCGAACTCGTGACGCAGTTCCCCGAGCAGATGAAGGAGGCCGGCAACCGCGAGGTCTACCTGAACGTCCTGAACAACATCGGCAGTCCGCTCGTCGGAAAGATCGCCGTCGACGCCGACATCGCCGAGGCACTCTCACACGAGGCGATGGATCCCGTCGAGTTCAAGAATCGGATCAGTTCGCTCCCGCGTGGCGAGTGGATCGCCCAGCTCCCGAGTCCAGAGTTCGGCGAAACCGGTCCGGATCCGTTCAGTATCGAGCCGCTCTCGATTCCACCCGGTCATCCCGACAGCGACCGGCCGCTAACCGGGGCAGAAGAAGAACGGTTCCAGGACGCGCTGGAGACAGTCCACGAGCATACTCGTGAAGAGTATGGTGTTGCCGGCGGGACGACTGTCGAGAGTCGTGACGCGGCCACTGACGTCGCCTTGGAGAACGCTGACGAGTTGCCGCTCGAAGTGGCGATGGCCCGTGCGATTCGCGCTGTCCAGCTGTCGAACGACGTCCGCGAGACGAACGGCTGGGTGTCCGTCGAGGAAGTCGATGAGGAATTGCTCTCGCGCATCGAGGAGGACACGATCGAGGCGCAGGGCTACGAGACGCTTCCGGAGGTACGGGAGGCGTCCTCGCTCATCGAGGTCGATCTCCCGGACGGAGGATCGTCGGTTCAGTGTCGGCTCACAGATGAAGGCGAGCAGGCAGCCACGCCCGACACGTCGACGTCACCGACCGGCGGGGGCGAGCACCACGATTCAGTGCTCGAGACGGTCGAGCAGTCGCTCGCAACTACGGGGTTCTCCGTGGAGATCCTCGATCAGAACGGGGAGTCCCGCCCCGACGCCATCGCGACGCATTCGGACCTCGACTGGGAGCTCCAGGTCGAAGTCGAAACCACCACCCACGTCCGGCCGGCGAAGGTCCTCTCGAACCTCCGAAAAGCCCAGGAACAGGAGCGAATCCCGCTGTTCGTCGTCGCAGACCACAACGATCAACCAGCCGCCGAGATTGCCGACCGGCTCGCGAAAATCCTCAGCGAGCCGCGAAATCAGCTCTCATCCGGTGAGACGCGGCTGTATACGATGAACCACAACGTCACATTCAACGGCGGTGCGCGAGCCGCGGATGGGGTGACGGCTGTCCGGCCGGCCACTGGCGGCAGTCGCCACACCCGCTGGTTCGAGCAGGACGGTGCGTTCGTTCTCGAGGATAGTGCCGGGGATCAGCATGCCCGGATCGACTCCTTCGACGCCGTGTCGAAAGACCAATTCCCGGCGACATACAGCTACGACGCCGAGAGCGAGACATACACCGTCTTCAGGCCAGGAGAACTCCCCGAGTCCTACGAGTCACGCGAGGCGTTCGAAGCGGAGTGGGTACCTGTCAAGCGCCCGTTCGTGCCCAGTACCGACCTACCTGTTCCGGATTACACAGAGCGCACGTATGCGATTGCGACGACTGAGGGCGACCAGACACTAGACATCTACGCGCCAGACACGGAGACGGCCACCGGCTTTTCAGCACTCGTGGACGCGATCCAGGACAGGACGCTCCATCCAGCAGGGGAACCCCCGGATGACTCGACCGATTCCGACGCGCAAGAAGACGACGAGGTGGACCCGTACGGCATTCAGGCATTCGTCCAGGACCGGCTCACTAAATCCGACGACGGGGTCGTCGCGGTCGCTGAGGTCTACGATGCGTACGAGCAGTATGCGGCGACCGGGGGATACGAGGTGAAGCCGAAAAACCGATTCACACAGACGCTTCGCGACCACGCTCAGTTCGAGCGTGACAAGAAGTGGTTGGACGGCCAGACACGGCGGTGTTACGTCGGAATCGAGTTGTCCGACGCCGGCGACCAGGAGGGACCAAGCGATGCCAGTGCGTAG